The stretch of DNA CTTTATGAGGCATAAATGAAAAGTTACTTAAGTTATTACCGCTGCATCGAATGCGGGAAAGAATTGGACACCAAAAAGCTGCATTATCTTTGTGATGAATGTGGTAGGGATTATCTGCCCGGAATGCCCTTAAAAGGAGTTTTGGAAGCTATTTTTAACTATGCAGAAATAGGAAAAAAATGGCAAGAAAAACCAGACCCGCTTTTATTCAGTGCCGTAAATCCAGAATTTTATCCTCCTCTCCCAGTTGGGAACACACCTTTTTTTAGAACAGGGATTTTGGGTTTGGAAAGCGGAGAAATGAAGTCCTCCGGCTACCCAATTGGAATAAAGTTTGATGGCTTAAATCCCAGCGGAAGTTATAAAGATCGTGCCACTCAATTGGTAGTGGCGGATGCATTGCAAAAAGGAATTACAGAAATCGTAACTGCCAGCACAGGAAATGCCGCTTGTTCACTTGCTTGTTTAGGTGCCTCAGCCAGATTGAAAATTGTTATTTTTGCTCCTGAGAGCGCTCCCCCTGCAAAACTTATCCAAATTCAAGTGCATAATGCAGAACTGCATAAAGTTCAGGGTAGTTATGACGATGCCTTCAAGGCCGCTTTGGAATATGCCAAAACCCACAATTGTATGTGTAGAAATACAGGTTATCATCCTTTGACCATCGACGGTAAAAAGAGCGCCGGACTGGAGATTTATATTCAGAACGGTTTTAAGGTTCCGGATTGGATCATTATTCCGGTGGGGGATGGAGTTATTTTAACTGGTATCTACAAAGCATTTGTGGATTTGCAAAGAGCCGGCATCATCCAAAATTTGCCTCAGCTTTTAGGTGTGCAAGCAGAAAGCAGTGACGCCATTACATCTTATTGGGAAACAGGAATTTATAAGGATGCTGAAAATCCTGTTACCATTGCCGATTCCATCAAAGTTAAAACCCCGGCATTAGCGCATTGGGCTGTAAAAGCTTTGAAAGAAACCAACGGTAAATGTATTCGCGTGAGCGATTTTGAAATTCAAGAAGCGCAACTAAAATTGGCAGCCGAAACAGGTGTTTTTGCTGAACCATCTTCGGCGGCAACTTTGGCGGGACTGCAAAAAGCGTTTGCCCGAAATTGGCTAAATGGTAACGAAGATATTGTGTTACTAATTACCGGTCACGGATTGAAAGACCCCAAAGCCGTAAAATTATGAAAGCAAGCGGAATATATGATTTCCATGTCCATATCGGCGAGACCATTGGCGGTCACCTTTTAGCTGATAGCTGGAAAAGTTTCAATCGCCTATACGAACATAATGGTTTGGATGGCATTGGTGTATTTGTAACGGAAAGTAACAATGAACCAATCTCCGCCAAACTAATCAGAATGCGCAAGGCGTCTCGCATTTTTTCAGGCAAGGTTTTCTGGCATCTAACTCCCAGAAACCTGGATTTAACCATACTGGAAAAAGTTTTTGCCGATGATACCGATATCAAGCTTTATACAACCTATCGCGCAAGCGGATTGTATCAAAGTTACGAAAACATTGAACGCCTGATGCAAGATATGCCCAATCCCCCAAAGCGTTTGTTGGTGCATTGTGAAGATGACGAAATTATCAGTGAATATAGTGAACGCTATCCTTTTTATCAGCCCTTCGATCACTGTTTGCGGCGTCCCGAAAAAGCGGAAATAACTGCAGTGGATAAAATTCTTAATCTTGCCATAAAATATCGTTATCCAGTGCATTTTGTGCATATTTCCACTCCGCAAGCGGCGCTTTTAATTCAGCAGGCAAAAAAGGATGCCGATTATATAACTTGTGAAACGGCTCTTCACTATCTGTTTTTGAATGAAGAGTTATTAAATGATCCCGAAGGTCATCGCTGGCTTTGTTCTCCCCCTTTGCGTTGTGAAAACAGTAGAGGACTGCTTTTAGAACTTTTGCAGGATGGAATTTTTGATATTCTTGCCAGTGACCATTGCGCTTTTCCTTTGGAAACAAAAGACATAGGAGCTTTACATCCCGAAAAAACACCTATGGGAATTGCCGGCAGTGGAGTCCTTTTTACTTTGCCGGCAGAACATTTGGTAGAAAAAGGCATATTGACTATGGAGCAGCTTTTTAATTTGATAAGTTACAATCCAGCTCGGTTAATGGGTTTTTCCGTAGAGGAAAATGAAATCACTTGTGAACGATTGGGAGCTCCTAATCCCGTTGTTCCCAGTTGGGCAAACACACCCAATCCCTGGCTTGATTTTTGGAGCCATTATGAATTGAGGAGGCATCATAATGAAGTTTAATAACGCTTTTCGTAACGATGCCATCGCTAAAGTAACCGGCAGAGCAAAATATGCCGATGATTATAAGCTGCCAAATATGCTGTATGCAGCCCCATTACATTCTCAAGTTGCCAGCGCCATAATAAAAAACATAGATTCTACCGAAGCGCTTAAGCAAAAAGGTGTGGTAGCTGTTTATACGGCAAAAGATATTCCCGGCAACATAAAATATGGCCAGATTATTAAGGACTGCCCCACTCTCGTTAATAAAAGAATTCGTTCTGCGGGTGATGTTCTTGCTTTGGTAGTGGCAGAAACGCGAGAAATTGCCATTTCATCCTTGGCACTAATAAAAGTGGAGCTCACAGAATTGCCCGCCGTTTTTGATCCCGAAGAAGCGATTAAAGAGAACAGTCCAATAGTTAATCCTGATTTTGGCAGCAATATTTGTAACTACCATAAAGTGCGAACCGGCGATATAAATGAGGGCGAAAAAGAAGCATATCTCATTATTGAACAAGAGTTTAATACTTCACGCGTGGAACACGCATACTTGGAACCGGAAACGGCGCTGTGTTTTTTAAGACCAGATGGCGTTTTAGAAGTGCTGGGCAGTATGCAACATCCTTTTTCTACCCGCAAATTCGTTGCCTCCACTTTGGGCTGTAAATTAAGTGAAGTGGAAGTAAAAAATATACCCATGGGTGGAGGTTTTGGCGGCAAAGATGACACAGCGGCATTAGTTTGTGCCAGGGCAGCTTTATGTGCCTATTTAACAAAAAGACCCGTTAAGTTAACTTATACCAGGGAAATGAGTATGCGGGAAAGTTATAAACGCCATCCTTACAAACTACAATACAAAATGGGGCTGAAAAATGACGGCAAAATCGTCTTTATGAAAGTTCGGATGTTAGCGGACGGAGGGGCATATTGTAGTGTAACTCCCTGGGTAACTTGGCGTTCCACAGTTCAAAGTTGTGGCTGTTATGAAGTTCCTAATGTGCAAAGTGATGTTTACGGAGTATATACCAACAACATTTTTTCCGGCGCTTTTCGCGGTTTTGGCTCGCCGCAAGTAAATTTTGCCATAGAACAACTCATTGAAATGGCAGCGGAAAGATTAAATATGGATGCCACTGATTTTCGTAAAATGAATATGGTGCATCAGGATTCCGTTACCATCACCCAGCAGAAGCTAAATAATCATACGGTTTCTTTAAACCAAGTTTTGGAAAGCGTTCTGAAAGAAATTGATTATGCAAACAAAGTGAAAAAATGTAGTTTTGGCAACCCAGAAATTGACGACTGGTATGGAATTGGCTATGCAATTTGTTATAGGGGAGTCAGTTTGGGGGCGGAAGGAACCGATATGAACAGTGCCATCATCAATATTCAACCCGATGGCAGCGTTTTATTGGAAACCGGAGTGCACGAAAATGGCCAGGGAGCTCAAAGTGCGATGATTTTAATTGCCTCAGAAGAACTTGGCATTCCCAAAGAACTTATTCGTTATCGTTTACCATCCACTTCCAATATTCCCGACGGAGGTTCCACAGTTGCTTCGAGAGGAACAATTATGGGTGGCAGCTCAGTTGTTAATGCCGCCCAAATTATTAAAGAGCGTCTCTGTGCAGGAGTGGAAAAGACATATAACATAACGGGTTGCATTTATAAAGACGGTTCTGTATATTCTGCACAAGGCAATGTAATGGCTGATTATTTTGAGGCAGTGCGTTTGTGTTATGAGCATCAAATTTATCCTTATGCCTTCGGGGTTTTTTCCGCTCCCCCAATAAGTTGGGATGAAAATACAGGACACGGAAATGCTTATTTTAGTTGGATATACAGCTGTCAAGCGGTGGAATTGAAGGTAAACAATAGAACAGGTAAAATTACTTTGCTGAATTTAGTTGCCGCTCATGATATTGGCAAAGCGATAAATCCAGCTTCATTGGAGGGTCAAATTTACGGAGGAATGGCTATGGGAGCGGGTTATGCCCTATCCGAAAATTTTCCTCTCCTAAATGGCAAGCCACAGGTTAGCAATTTTAACAAATATTATGTCTTGCGTAGCACGGATTTGCCTGATATGACGGCAATCATAATTGAAAATGCAGACCCCAATTCACCTTCCAAAACAAAAGGAATTGGAGAACCGGCTTTAGAAATCACTGCTCCGGCAATTGCCAATGCCCTTTACAGAGCCACCGGAAAAAGATTTACCGATTTGCCTATGGCACAGCAAGTAAAGGACTTTGTTCAAGGGAGGCAAAAATGAAAATCACGGTTAACGACATCGAATATAATGTCCCCGCAGAACTTGCCGAAACAAAACTTTCCACCTATTTGCGGGAAAATATAAATTTAACGGGAACCAAAATCGGTTGCGACATCGGAGTGTGTGGAAGTTGCACTGTTTTAGTAAATTACCAACCCAAGCGTTCTTGCTTGCTAAAACTGAAAGATGTTTGCGATGAACAAATTATCACGATTGAGGGACTGGCAAATGCAGATGGAACTTTACATCCCGTTCAACAGGCATTTATTGATGCCGGTGCCATTCAATGTGGTTTTTGCACACCGGCAATGATTTTAACTTCCTATGCCTTTTTGCGGGAAAATCAACATCCAACCCGACAAGAAATCCGGGACGCCATTAAGGTAAACATTTGCAGATGCACGGGCTATCAACAAATTATCGACGCAGTGATGTTAGCTGCAGAGAGAATGAATAAAGCGTAACTAAAGCAAATTAGACAGCTTATTGGGATAAACATCAGCGGGGACTGAACCACACCATAGAAATGGAACAGATTATTTATATAGCCCTCTGAAAGCTATTTGCTATCTGCATTCTGTATTTATCATTCAATAGGCGAGGGGCATTTTTTGTTTTTGTGCCTTTCCTGCTCCATTATCTTGGGCTTGATTTGCGGTTTGATGAGCCCTTTCCGTCCCCCAAAATGAACAACCAATTAGCGACAATCAATAAGCAATAAACTTCTTACTACCCATCTCTAATTGCAGATTCATAACCGTTTGTTACATAGTATATTCAGTAACGCTTCTCTAACACTTCCCTAACACTGCAGTAGTGTCATAAGAGAAGTGTTACAGAATTGTTAAAGCATTATTAGAGGGCAAAGCAAGCAACAAAAAGATGCCAGGAGATGGCAGACATTATTTGGGCTAAGGCAAGGGGAAAAAGCTAAATAGAGCAGTGAGAAGAGAGAAATGATGAGACAAAAAACGGGCATCCGAGGATACCCGTTTTTTAAGGACTGCGCTTATGTTATTTTCAGCGTGTTATTATTTGCCGGCTGGTGCAGGAGTTGCAGGAGCTTGACTCTGGGCAGGAGCCATTGTGGTATCAGGAGTAGCAGGAGTAGTTTGTTCTACTGGAGCTGTCTCATCTGTTGCGGGCTCTTCTGTCTTTTGTTTGCAACCAGTCACCAGTGTGCTGATCAGCAACATAGCGAGTAAAGTGATTAAGAGAACTTTTTTCATTGATTCCTCCATAAGCAAATTCCCTTTCGGGTACTTAGGTTTTTTGTTTTTTTTGTTAATGTAATTTGGCAAGACATATAAAAATTTTGCCAT from Candidatus Cloacimonas sp. encodes:
- a CDS encoding pyridoxal-phosphate dependent enzyme translates to MKSYLSYYRCIECGKELDTKKLHYLCDECGRDYLPGMPLKGVLEAIFNYAEIGKKWQEKPDPLLFSAVNPEFYPPLPVGNTPFFRTGILGLESGEMKSSGYPIGIKFDGLNPSGSYKDRATQLVVADALQKGITEIVTASTGNAACSLACLGASARLKIVIFAPESAPPAKLIQIQVHNAELHKVQGSYDDAFKAALEYAKTHNCMCRNTGYHPLTIDGKKSAGLEIYIQNGFKVPDWIIIPVGDGVILTGIYKAFVDLQRAGIIQNLPQLLGVQAESSDAITSYWETGIYKDAENPVTIADSIKVKTPALAHWAVKALKETNGKCIRVSDFEIQEAQLKLAAETGVFAEPSSAATLAGLQKAFARNWLNGNEDIVLLITGHGLKDPKAVKL
- a CDS encoding dihydroorotase family protein, which encodes MKASGIYDFHVHIGETIGGHLLADSWKSFNRLYEHNGLDGIGVFVTESNNEPISAKLIRMRKASRIFSGKVFWHLTPRNLDLTILEKVFADDTDIKLYTTYRASGLYQSYENIERLMQDMPNPPKRLLVHCEDDEIISEYSERYPFYQPFDHCLRRPEKAEITAVDKILNLAIKYRYPVHFVHISTPQAALLIQQAKKDADYITCETALHYLFLNEELLNDPEGHRWLCSPPLRCENSRGLLLELLQDGIFDILASDHCAFPLETKDIGALHPEKTPMGIAGSGVLFTLPAEHLVEKGILTMEQLFNLISYNPARLMGFSVEENEITCERLGAPNPVVPSWANTPNPWLDFWSHYELRRHHNEV
- a CDS encoding xanthine dehydrogenase family protein molybdopterin-binding subunit, which produces MKFNNAFRNDAIAKVTGRAKYADDYKLPNMLYAAPLHSQVASAIIKNIDSTEALKQKGVVAVYTAKDIPGNIKYGQIIKDCPTLVNKRIRSAGDVLALVVAETREIAISSLALIKVELTELPAVFDPEEAIKENSPIVNPDFGSNICNYHKVRTGDINEGEKEAYLIIEQEFNTSRVEHAYLEPETALCFLRPDGVLEVLGSMQHPFSTRKFVASTLGCKLSEVEVKNIPMGGGFGGKDDTAALVCARAALCAYLTKRPVKLTYTREMSMRESYKRHPYKLQYKMGLKNDGKIVFMKVRMLADGGAYCSVTPWVTWRSTVQSCGCYEVPNVQSDVYGVYTNNIFSGAFRGFGSPQVNFAIEQLIEMAAERLNMDATDFRKMNMVHQDSVTITQQKLNNHTVSLNQVLESVLKEIDYANKVKKCSFGNPEIDDWYGIGYAICYRGVSLGAEGTDMNSAIINIQPDGSVLLETGVHENGQGAQSAMILIASEELGIPKELIRYRLPSTSNIPDGGSTVASRGTIMGGSSVVNAAQIIKERLCAGVEKTYNITGCIYKDGSVYSAQGNVMADYFEAVRLCYEHQIYPYAFGVFSAPPISWDENTGHGNAYFSWIYSCQAVELKVNNRTGKITLLNLVAAHDIGKAINPASLEGQIYGGMAMGAGYALSENFPLLNGKPQVSNFNKYYVLRSTDLPDMTAIIIENADPNSPSKTKGIGEPALEITAPAIANALYRATGKRFTDLPMAQQVKDFVQGRQK
- a CDS encoding (2Fe-2S)-binding protein, with the protein product MKITVNDIEYNVPAELAETKLSTYLRENINLTGTKIGCDIGVCGSCTVLVNYQPKRSCLLKLKDVCDEQIITIEGLANADGTLHPVQQAFIDAGAIQCGFCTPAMILTSYAFLRENQHPTRQEIRDAIKVNICRCTGYQQIIDAVMLAAERMNKA